The Gemmatimonadota bacterium genomic interval CGGTCCCCCGGACCGCGCTTCGCCGCCCGTGGCGCGCTGAGCACAGCCCAGGGCCGGATCACTGTCGATGGACCAGTCGGCGTCCACGGCATCGGATACCTCGCTAGCTGGCGTACCGGATTCCCGAGTCCCCTCGGAGGAAGCCGCGAGTCTTCGTACCTGCGGGGCGAGACGGCGGATCTCCTCCTGAAGTTGACGGTGCCCAGCCTTCTCGGAGGGGAACTCGGCGTACTCTTCTACGACAACGACAATGAGCTCACCGCCGCGCGGGAAGCGCCCCGCCAGAGCGACGCGCCCACCCCGGACCCCCTCCCGCGCCACGGCTTCGCCTGGCGTTCCGAGTCGGCGGGTGCGACTTGGAGCCGGACCCGCGGCTCCATGGAAATCGTGTTAGCGCTCTGGAGGGCCCGCTCGCACGCCCTCTCCCAGTGGCAGCTGGCAAGCGTCCCCACGGCCCTGGGCTCGGACCACCGGGACCTCGGCCTCCAGGCAATCGTCCGACAAGAGGGATCGGGCTCGGCCACCCAGTTGGGATGGCGGGTCCAGAGAATTCGCGCCTCATACGACCTGCGGACTGGGGAAGGGGGGGGAAGCGACGCTGAGGGGGCATCGATCCCAGCCGACGAATTCGGGGCACCCCGCTCCACCCTAGAATCGACGATCACGATTGAGCGCACGGACGAAATCGGGGCCACATTCGCCACTCGGGGCGGCGCTGCCTTGACCTTCTTCGGAGGACGCATCTACTTCGCCCCGCGGGCGGGTGTGGAGTGGCAGGCCACCGGGTCCGTTTCCATAGGGTTCGGATATTCCCGCGGCGTCCAGTTCACACAGTCGGCCGCGAATCCGGAGTCCCCCGTGCGCACCATATTCCCCACGGAGCTTACGGTCGTGGCCGGACGTGCTGGAGTCCCCGTTCCTCGCAGCGATCTTGGGGTGCTCGGTGTGGAATGGCATCCCGCGCCCGGTGTTGCACTGGGGGCGCGCGGCTTCGTGCGCGGGATGGACGACCTGCTCCTCGTGGCCCTGGGGGAAGAGGGCCCATTTGCCCAGGACGGCGCCCCCGTCGGATCGGGGAGGGCGTCCGGCCTCACGGTGAACGCGTCGGCGATGGGCGCCCGGTACGTGGCGAAGGCCAGTTACGCGTGGCAGCGGGTCGAACTCGAGACGAGCGACGCGGAGCTTCTCCCCTCGTATAGCTCTCGGCAGCGCGTTGAAGCGGGCCTCGGCGTGTTTCCCTCCCCGACGCTCTCGCTTCGCGTCTCCGTTTCCGGAGGATTCGGCCGCAGGGGAACGGCGATCGCCGGGGCCTTCGAATGGGAGGCGTGCAATCTCATGGACGAAGGGTGCGAGTTCGCGGGCACTCCTCTCCTCGCCGGCGAAATCGGGGGACTTTCGCTGCCCGACTATCTCCGCGTGGACCTCGGAGTCCGCAAACACTGGCACCTGCGCATCGCCGGGCGCGACACCCTCATCTCCACCTTCGGTACTCTCACGAACCTCCTCGGGAGGCGGAATGTCCTCGCGTACACAATCGACGGCCAAACGGGCACGAAGACTGCGGTGGAAATGCTCCCCTTCTCCCCTCTCGTGATCGGCGTGGACTGGGAATTCTGAGAACCCAGGCCCCGCTTCACGGGCTCCCATCCGTCACAAGCGGAGGGTTTCGCCGGTTCCTCCCCCAAGAAGGAGGATGGCGAACGCCATGTCCAATGCATTGCTGCTCGACTTGGCACCCCGTGGACTGCGGGAGGTGACGAACCCGCCACCCCAAGCCCGTGGCCCGGAGCGGGGCGACGAGGAGTTCCGCCATGCGGTCTCCGGCCTCTTCGACGAGCACTTCCCGCGCCTCTTCCGAGTCCTGGACCGCGCCTGCGGCGATCCGGATCTGGCTGCGGACCTCGCGCAGGAGGCCTTCGTGCGGTTGATCCGCCGTGGCGAGCTCCCGGACGCTCCGGAGAGTTGGCTGATCACCGTGGCCCTGAATCTCCTGAGGAACGCCAGGACCGGCGGACGGCGGAGACGCGAGATCCTGCAGGCGGTCCCCGCGGGTCGAACCCACGCGGATCCCGCCCCGCCTCCTTCGGCCTCAGCGGAGTCGCGAGAGACCCGCTGCAGGGTCCGCTTCGCGCTCGATGCCCTTCCGGAGCGAGAGAGGGACCTGCTCCTCCTGCGCGCCGAAGGCTACAGCTATCGGGATCTGGCCCTCGCGCTCGGTCTCAACGAGTCGAGTGTGGGCACGCTCTTGGCCCGCGCCCGTGAAGCGTTCAAACGCACCTTCGGAGAGGTGAGCCATGCACCCTGACCGAGAGCCTTCGGACTCCGACCCCGCAACACTGCTCTCGCACCTCGATCACCCGGTCCCCGAGGTGTCCCTGGATGACGTGTGGTCTCGGGCCCAGGGTCGTGAACCCCGCCGGTGGCGCCACTCTTGGGCGGCCGGCGTGATACTCGCATTGGGGGTGGCGGGAGTGGCGTACGCAGCTCCCGGTTCACCCATCCCACGGTGGATCCGAGCGCTCACAGAGCGGGACGGGGTCGATGCGGGGGCGCCGACCGCCCAGGCCGAAGACTTGCGGGGGCTTTCGTTCGGCGCCGGCGAGCCGCTCCTGGTGGAGATTGCCCCCAGCAGCCAACCTTACTCCCTGCGCGTCACCCTGACCGACGACGCGGCCATCCTGGTCGGGACGTCGCGGGACGACACCGAGTTCGACGTGCGGCCCAATGGTGTCCGCGTCCAAATCGCCCCGGAAGACATGCTCCACGTGCGGCTACCCCGAGGCGCCGCGCGAGTCGAGGTGGTCGGCCAAGGCCGGACGCTTTTCCTTTGGGACGGCGTGCAGATTCGGACCGAGGCCTCTCGGGAAGCGGACGGAAGCCTCCTCCTGAGGGTTGTGCCCCCCGCACCCTGAACTCGCCCCGTCACAAGACGGCCCCCTCGATGGCTTCCGCTGACGAGGAGAGCATCCACCTACCGTCGACGGAGGGAACCGATGAACACCCACGGGTCCTCGCCTTCGCGACTCCCCTCCCCCGACTCAAGCCGGAAACGCGATGGAAATACGAGGGCGAGGCCGAGGACGGGGCCGAGGGCCTGAGCGTCACGCCGGCGCACGGGCTTGAGTGGGCAAGCGCCCTGGAACCGAGCGCTCCCGGATGGGATCCCGCGGCGCCGAGCCTGGCGGTCGCGAGGGGAAGGGCAACGGGGCGGAAGGTACCGGGGGGGACAGAGCATGCTGCGCCAACCGGCGCTATGGTCCCCGAGCCTCTGGGGTCACGATCCAGATCCGCCAACCCATTCCCGGCGGGGCCTCACGGCATTCCACGCCGACGGAGCCGCACAACGTGGACTCCACGGCAGCGGCGCGCGTCTCTCGAGCGACGAAGAGGTGAGGTGCGGAAGTCGGTTCGTTCGCGATCGCCGAGATCAGTCCCGTCAACGAAGGCGCCGAACCCTCGGGCGCCGTCCGCGCCCAGTTCAGCCTCCCACCCAAATAGAACTGGAGCCCATGGAGAGCCGATTCGTCCACGGCAACGACGAGCGGTGGCGCCGGGCGCGATGGGCGAAGTGCCGCTTCGCGCGAGAGATCGCTCGAAGAGGCCAGCATGCTCGCGGCGCCAATCGTAGCGTAAAGGCTCGACATGTCGCTGCGCGAGGGAAAAACGGCCGAGCCGACCTTGAGCGCCAGGATCAGAATTGCCATGATCGCGGTCGTCCGGGTCACTCGGCGCCGGAGAGTCTCCTTCGAAAAGCCCGTCACGAGCGCGCGCGCGAGCGCCAAGGGAAGGACCGCGAAGAAGGGGAGCACATAGAGAGGAAGCCGGCTGAGCGAGATCGACAGAACGGCAAGTGGAAGCGAGAGCCATAGGAACAGGAACAGATGGATCGGATCGCCTGTCAGCGTTTCTCGCAGGGGCCGCCGGGCGGCAGTGGTCCGATGCGCGCGACGCAGGCTTCTCAGGTGAACGAGCCATCCGCCCAGTCCCAGACCCAGCGGAAGGCCATAGACGAAGAGGGGCTTGTACCACTCCGGATTTCGTCGGAACTGGTCGGTGGCGACTCGGCCTACCACCTCGTCCCCGAGGAGGTAGCCAAGCAGCCCGGGAGTCCGGTGAATCACATCCAGGTACCATCCGAATCCCACGACGAGGAACGCGATCAGTCCCGAGGGAGAGGCGAGACGGGGGAGTCCCCAACCCCGCCGAAGTCCCGTCCCGTGAAAGACAAGCACCGCGAGCAAGGTCAGGAGCCCCGGCGGACCCTTCGTCAGGAAGGCGAGGCCACTCACAGTCCAAAAGGCGAACACCCATGCGCGGGTCGCTCGGGCCGAGTTCTCGCCCTGGTCTTCCGCGGTTCTCACCGCGCGCCAATAGAACGCGGCCGTCAACACTTCCCAAAGCGTGAGCAGGAGATCCGTGGAAATGGTGCTGGCCGCGACGATGGGAAAGAGGGATGTCGCATACGCGAGACCGGCGACTTGTCCGGTCCTGCGATCCCAGAGGAGGGTCCCGAGCCAGGTGACGGCTAGAACGACAAAGGGGAAGGCGACCCCGTTGACGAGGCGGGCTCCGAGGGCCGTGGGACCGGCGAGCGCGATCCCTGCCGCGATCCCCCAGTAGGTTAGGGGCGGCTTGGTCCAATGGGGCTCGTAGTTCAACTGAGGAATCCACCAATCTCCGGACTCCAGCATCTCCCGTCCGACCTCCGCGTACCTTCCCTCGGTCGTCTCGTACAGTCCCCGGCTTCCCTGGAAGGCGAGTCCCAATAGGAGCGCGAAGAGAAAGAGGAGCAGGGTCGGGCGCCGCGCGGAGGTCATTCCTGCGCGAGGCCGGCCCTCGCGACGGTTCGCTTGATGAGCACGAGATTGCGGGCGTACACGAAGAATCCCGTCGATTGCCCGATGATGAAGACCGGGTCCCGAACGTGGACGGCGTATAGGAGGAGAACTGAAGCCCCACCCAGACTGAGGTACCAAAACGCGGGCGGCACGAAGCTCCGACCGCGCCGCTCGCTCGCGAGCCACTGAACCAGGAAGCGCGCGCTGAACAAGAGTTGCGCGGAGAGTCCGAGCGCCAGCCAGGCGTTCTCGGCCGACAGAATCGAGACCCACGAGATCATGAGGGGATCCTCCGGCGTGCGGATCCGAGGGCCGTATTCCACACGAAGCCCGCTTCCCCGTCTAATCGGGCGTCCCGCGAGTCGCGTTCGAGGTCCTCGGTCGAGGGCGACCCGATGGTGTCCGGATTCTGCGGGCGGGTGAGATGGGGCTCGACCCATCGCGCCTTGAGCCAACGGACTCCAAGGGTGTCGACGATGCCCACCCAGAGGCGATTGTGCATGCCGTATTTGGTCCGCCCGTGGAGCCGAGGCCGATGCCGGACAGGAATCTCCACGACTTCGTAACCCCTCACCCGTGC includes:
- a CDS encoding carboxypeptidase-like regulatory domain-containing protein, producing MGNRRGTDELREASSDGDFRSMLSPSLLLLMALQQPGAAQGSLEGTVRDATTGRPVAGASLLLADLDWGVLTDANGAYILSQVPPGPQHLTVSALGYAERTIHALVPRADRLRLDVSLDPRPFPLRGLEVSAPSVYSGVPGAVGTVLREREAALPAIRQDPTLAEPDPFLALTGGEVFTAPETSSGVHLWGGAAEHTGYLLDGIPVLNPFHAGGFFSAWNPDALAEIGVSSIVPSPTLPSALSGIVAGRTRSPGPRFAARGALSTAQGRITVDGPVGVHGIGYLASWRTGFPSPLGGSRESSYLRGETADLLLKLTVPSLLGGELGVLFYDNDNELTAAREAPRQSDAPTPDPLPRHGFAWRSESAGATWSRTRGSMEIVLALWRARSHALSQWQLASVPTALGSDHRDLGLQAIVRQEGSGSATQLGWRVQRIRASYDLRTGEGGGSDAEGASIPADEFGAPRSTLESTITIERTDEIGATFATRGGAALTFFGGRIYFAPRAGVEWQATGSVSIGFGYSRGVQFTQSAANPESPVRTIFPTELTVVAGRAGVPVPRSDLGVLGVEWHPAPGVALGARGFVRGMDDLLLVALGEEGPFAQDGAPVGSGRASGLTVNASAMGARYVAKASYAWQRVELETSDAELLPSYSSRQRVEAGLGVFPSPTLSLRVSVSGGFGRRGTAIAGAFEWEACNLMDEGCEFAGTPLLAGEIGGLSLPDYLRVDLGVRKHWHLRIAGRDTLISTFGTLTNLLGRRNVLAYTIDGQTGTKTAVEMLPFSPLVIGVDWEF
- a CDS encoding sigma-70 family RNA polymerase sigma factor, yielding MSNALLLDLAPRGLREVTNPPPQARGPERGDEEFRHAVSGLFDEHFPRLFRVLDRACGDPDLAADLAQEAFVRLIRRGELPDAPESWLITVALNLLRNARTGGRRRREILQAVPAGRTHADPAPPPSASAESRETRCRVRFALDALPERERDLLLLRAEGYSYRDLALALGLNESSVGTLLARAREAFKRTFGEVSHAP
- a CDS encoding glycosyltransferase family 39 protein: MTSARRPTLLLFLFALLLGLAFQGSRGLYETTEGRYAEVGREMLESGDWWIPQLNYEPHWTKPPLTYWGIAAGIALAGPTALGARLVNGVAFPFVVLAVTWLGTLLWDRRTGQVAGLAYATSLFPIVAASTISTDLLLTLWEVLTAAFYWRAVRTAEDQGENSARATRAWVFAFWTVSGLAFLTKGPPGLLTLLAVLVFHGTGLRRGWGLPRLASPSGLIAFLVVGFGWYLDVIHRTPGLLGYLLGDEVVGRVATDQFRRNPEWYKPLFVYGLPLGLGLGGWLVHLRSLRRAHRTTAARRPLRETLTGDPIHLFLFLWLSLPLAVLSISLSRLPLYVLPFFAVLPLALARALVTGFSKETLRRRVTRTTAIMAILILALKVGSAVFPSRSDMSSLYATIGAASMLASSSDLSREAALRPSRPAPPLVVAVDESALHGLQFYLGGRLNWARTAPEGSAPSLTGLISAIANEPTSAPHLFVARETRAAAVESTLCGSVGVECREAPPGMGWRIWIVTPEARGP
- a CDS encoding lipid-A-disaccharide synthase N-terminal domain-containing protein, coding for MISWVSILSAENAWLALGLSAQLLFSARFLVQWLASERRGRSFVPPAFWYLSLGGASVLLLYAVHVRDPVFIIGQSTGFFVYARNLVLIKRTVARAGLAQE